One part of the Mariniblastus fucicola genome encodes these proteins:
- a CDS encoding glycosyltransferase has protein sequence MSQQRLLFVIDSLDRFGATRQLELLTGAIGDDFDVHVAVLGPAQNSPMFSVSNTEFHFLGTSLNQAISVRTLTRSGLRLRKLIRRLQPNIVHAWCQPAERVMLAASFDVDSVRKFVTELYVRPSTNMTFEAIDRRLGSPVLQYVVPHEEIKKSLVSHQYREDRISIVASSIGPSSPDRESARRKLVQLGGFGEHVHIAGAVAPLVPRSRLKDLIWATDLLTCIRDDVHFFIFGNGSQRTRLEKFASQTEAGHHVHFIDAEVDAQTLIPGLDFFWQSHLNEPLPSAMHHAMQSGVPVISVYGPGTSETIEHQETGFATNFGARDEFARWTKYLLEQTESGRQLADQGRASVDGKFAVSEMADGYRAIYSNS, from the coding sequence GTGAGCCAACAACGTCTGCTTTTTGTGATCGATTCGCTGGACCGATTCGGCGCGACCCGGCAACTGGAATTGCTGACCGGAGCGATCGGCGACGACTTTGATGTGCACGTCGCGGTGCTTGGTCCGGCTCAAAATTCACCCATGTTTTCCGTGTCCAACACAGAATTTCACTTTCTCGGCACATCCCTCAATCAGGCCATCTCGGTTCGCACTTTGACTCGATCGGGTTTGCGTTTGAGGAAGCTGATCAGGCGATTGCAGCCGAACATCGTTCACGCCTGGTGTCAGCCTGCGGAACGCGTGATGTTGGCGGCCTCGTTCGATGTTGATTCGGTTCGCAAGTTCGTGACAGAGCTGTACGTCCGACCTTCCACGAACATGACGTTCGAAGCGATCGACCGTCGGCTGGGCAGTCCAGTGCTGCAATACGTTGTGCCGCACGAAGAAATCAAAAAGTCGCTGGTCAGCCATCAGTACCGCGAAGATCGAATTTCGATCGTTGCCAGTTCGATTGGCCCCAGCTCACCCGATCGCGAATCGGCGCGGCGAAAGCTGGTGCAACTTGGTGGCTTTGGCGAGCACGTTCACATCGCCGGAGCCGTAGCGCCGCTGGTGCCACGTTCGCGGCTCAAGGATCTCATTTGGGCAACGGATTTGCTGACCTGCATTCGCGACGACGTACACTTTTTCATTTTCGGCAACGGTTCGCAGCGGACGCGACTGGAAAAGTTTGCGTCTCAAACCGAAGCCGGTCACCACGTGCACTTCATTGATGCGGAAGTTGATGCCCAGACACTGATTCCGGGGCTGGATTTTTTCTGGCAGTCGCATTTGAATGAGCCTTTGCCGTCAGCGATGCATCACGCGATGCAAAGCGGCGTACCTGTGATTTCGGTTTACGGGCCAGGGACGTCGGAAACGATTGAGCATCAGGAAACGGGGTTCGCGACGAACTTTGGTGCCCGCGACGAGTTTGCTCGTTGGACAAAGTATCTGCTGGAGCAAACGGAATCGGGTCGTCAGCTGGCGGATCAGGGCAGGGCGTCAGTGGATGGAAAGTTTGCGGTTTCCGAAATGGCTGATGGATATCGAGCGATCTATTCGAACTCGTAG
- a CDS encoding glycosyltransferase family 4 protein: protein MTPSTPQRIAIVTRRFWPISGPTEHFIADLGDHFSGAGNHVRLFTSAWQKGWPTECSFREFDLRRLSRPSSGPWGTYRYQRALIRELDLFQPDAVLLFGSGEDLPPVRKLVGDSVPCVVRIDHRAVVRTNRTIQKNLRLNLADAVICDSLRTRNELVMRKTALPQRVELVSDGVTCRAEPERSLLQQANSRTALGDAHPILRIDPAQPLVVTGAPLNGDGGVCDLVRAWKIVLESFPKAKLWILGDGPRSRKVWDTISDHDMIYTAIMPGYFDDLDEIFQAADLYVHPMRGAVNCRCLLEAIANGVCPLVTDNSTESIAKRDPDGRRIGEMIEVQRDSTGIIAPPGNPVALGEAITMALRNSDKRLELGANAATQFRPAIDMARIGSVFLESLLGVRQPENASGASFS, encoded by the coding sequence ATGACGCCTTCGACGCCACAACGAATCGCGATCGTCACGCGACGGTTTTGGCCGATCAGCGGTCCTACGGAACACTTTATCGCTGACCTTGGCGACCATTTCAGCGGTGCCGGAAATCATGTCAGGCTGTTTACCTCAGCGTGGCAAAAAGGTTGGCCGACGGAGTGCTCGTTTCGCGAATTTGATCTTCGTCGTCTGTCGCGGCCCAGTTCGGGACCTTGGGGCACTTACCGTTACCAACGGGCATTGATCCGCGAACTGGATTTGTTTCAGCCGGACGCCGTTTTGCTCTTTGGCAGCGGAGAAGACCTGCCTCCGGTCCGAAAACTCGTCGGCGATTCAGTGCCTTGCGTCGTTCGCATCGACCATCGCGCGGTCGTCAGGACGAACCGTACGATTCAAAAAAACCTTCGATTGAACCTGGCCGACGCGGTGATTTGCGATTCACTGCGAACGCGAAACGAACTGGTCATGCGAAAGACCGCTTTGCCGCAGCGTGTGGAGCTGGTTTCCGATGGCGTCACCTGCCGCGCCGAACCCGAACGTTCACTGCTGCAACAAGCCAATTCAAGAACGGCACTTGGCGACGCTCACCCGATTTTGAGAATCGATCCGGCCCAGCCTTTGGTCGTGACGGGCGCTCCGCTCAACGGCGACGGCGGAGTCTGTGATCTGGTTCGAGCCTGGAAGATCGTGCTTGAGTCGTTCCCCAAAGCCAAACTGTGGATCCTCGGTGACGGGCCACGCTCGCGGAAAGTCTGGGACACGATTTCCGATCACGACATGATTTACACGGCGATCATGCCGGGCTATTTCGACGATCTGGACGAGATTTTTCAGGCCGCGGATCTTTACGTGCACCCGATGCGTGGCGCGGTGAATTGCCGCTGCCTGCTGGAAGCGATAGCCAACGGAGTCTGCCCACTGGTGACTGACAACTCGACCGAATCCATTGCCAAACGTGATCCTGACGGACGAAGGATTGGCGAGATGATCGAAGTCCAACGCGACTCAACCGGCATCATTGCGCCGCCAGGCAATCCAGTGGCGCTTGGCGAAGCGATCACGATGGCACTTCGCAACAGCGACAAACGTTTGGAGTTGGGCGCCAATGCGGCAACACAGTTCCGGCCAGCGATTGATATGGCCAGAATTGGCAGTGTGTTTCTGGAGTCATTGCTGGGCGTTCGTCAGCCCGAAAATGCTTCGGGAGCATCGTTCTCGTGA
- the hpt gene encoding hypoxanthine phosphoribosyltransferase gives MKTLLDENQLNDGVEKLADAINAHYGDKPLTIICILTGSIVLGADLIRKLRMPTRVGVLQTSSYEGTERGDLTINAEMMLDIKDREVLLIDDIFDTGHTLDKVTALVADYGPTSLQSAVLLCKTGRQEVEYRPEFIAFDIPDEFVVGYGLDYNDEYRNLPYLACLEDSDLEPNA, from the coding sequence GTGAAAACTCTTCTTGACGAAAATCAGCTCAACGATGGCGTCGAAAAACTTGCCGACGCCATCAACGCTCATTACGGCGACAAGCCTCTGACGATCATCTGCATTCTGACCGGCAGCATCGTGCTCGGCGCTGACCTGATTCGGAAGCTTCGCATGCCAACTCGCGTCGGCGTCCTGCAAACGAGCAGCTATGAAGGCACTGAGCGAGGCGACCTGACGATCAACGCCGAAATGATGCTCGACATCAAGGACCGCGAAGTCCTGTTGATCGACGACATCTTCGACACCGGACATACGCTCGACAAAGTCACCGCATTGGTTGCGGATTACGGTCCGACATCGCTGCAGTCGGCAGTGTTGCTTTGCAAGACCGGTCGGCAGGAAGTCGAATACCGTCCGGAGTTCATTGCCTTTGACATTCCCGATGAATTCGTCGTGGGTTACGGGCTGGATTACAACGACGAGTACCGAAACTTGCCGTACCTGGCCTGTCTGGAAGATTCCGACCTCGAACCCAACGCATGA
- the trpA gene encoding tryptophan synthase subunit alpha codes for MSQIDELFQKLRASEQKAFMPFITAGDPDLEFTGQLLRKLDAAGCHLAEVGIPYSDPIADGPVIQASYTRALNAGTKLDAILAMLKSTTSEIEMPVVTMISYAIIYRVGLDAFLDKAIDAGVAGAIVPDMPVDESAEFAAKCKQRDFSLIQLVTPTTPRDRALTIAENSSGFIYYVSIAGITGERTALPDDLVDNVSWLRGQTDLPICVGFGISQPEHAQILKPVADGMIVGSAIVRRVAAIENGTSKDDAAADVAAFSKEMLSAISG; via the coding sequence ATGTCCCAGATCGACGAACTTTTTCAGAAACTGCGAGCCAGCGAACAAAAGGCGTTTATGCCGTTCATCACCGCGGGCGACCCGGACCTCGAATTCACCGGCCAGCTGTTGAGAAAGCTTGACGCCGCGGGCTGTCATTTGGCGGAAGTCGGCATCCCGTACAGCGATCCGATCGCCGACGGTCCGGTGATTCAGGCGTCTTACACCCGAGCCCTCAACGCTGGCACGAAGCTGGATGCGATTCTGGCGATGCTCAAGTCCACCACGTCCGAAATCGAAATGCCGGTGGTGACGATGATCAGCTACGCCATCATTTACCGCGTCGGTTTGGATGCCTTTTTGGACAAAGCCATCGACGCGGGTGTCGCCGGCGCGATCGTGCCCGACATGCCGGTCGACGAGTCGGCGGAGTTTGCGGCCAAGTGCAAGCAGCGAGACTTCAGCCTGATCCAGCTGGTCACGCCAACGACGCCTCGCGATCGGGCACTGACGATTGCGGAAAACTCAAGCGGATTCATTTACTACGTTTCGATCGCTGGCATCACCGGCGAACGGACTGCACTGCCGGATGATTTGGTGGACAATGTTTCGTGGCTTCGCGGGCAAACGGATCTTCCGATTTGCGTTGGCTTCGGAATCAGCCAGCCAGAGCACGCTCAGATCCTCAAACCTGTTGCCGACGGCATGATCGTTGGCTCGGCGATTGTGCGACGCGTCGCGGCGATCGAAAACGGGACTTCGAAAGACGACGCTGCCGCCGACGTGGCGGCCTTCAGCAAAGAAATGCTGTCGGCGATCTCGGGTTGA
- a CDS encoding radical SAM protein: MLIGLTKRMLFETDKRLLWKLVWNMGIKGIRSVQKHKKRLKKGEFFPPYLYISIINSCNLRCQGCWVDVDHKQQKIDVPAMNRMITTAKKMGNSFFGLLGGEPFMHKELFDVLEAHPDAYFQVFTNGHFITDEVAKRLRKCGNVTVLVSVEGSEIVSDTRRGKEGVYSATMKGIENCLKNKVMTGVCTSLCQSNFDELLTEKWVDNLIEMGVLYTWFHIYRPVGPDSNPDLALTPQQQRVARQFVVDMRCKKPIIFIDAYYDADGHALCPAATGFTHHINPWGDVEPCPIIQFAKESIHDERPLDQVFNESEYLRDFRKTAAEHTRGCIVLERPDLIESLADRHGAKDSTARKKALAELQAAAAHSSQYAPGSEPIPEKSWAYRLAKKFAYHDYGVYDEHFKEENWIDPNDNPREPGESELVQLG, encoded by the coding sequence ATGCTCATAGGCCTGACAAAACGAATGCTCTTTGAGACCGACAAACGGCTTCTGTGGAAGCTGGTTTGGAACATGGGCATCAAGGGGATTCGCAGCGTCCAGAAACACAAAAAACGGCTCAAAAAAGGCGAGTTCTTTCCGCCTTATTTGTACATCTCGATCATCAACAGTTGTAACCTCCGCTGCCAGGGTTGCTGGGTCGACGTCGATCACAAACAACAGAAGATCGATGTCCCGGCGATGAACCGGATGATCACCACGGCCAAGAAAATGGGGAACTCGTTTTTCGGGTTGCTCGGCGGTGAACCGTTCATGCACAAGGAACTGTTCGATGTTTTGGAAGCTCATCCCGACGCGTACTTTCAGGTTTTCACCAACGGCCATTTCATTACCGATGAAGTCGCCAAGCGTTTGCGCAAATGTGGCAACGTGACGGTGTTGGTCAGCGTCGAAGGCAGCGAAATCGTTAGCGACACTCGCCGCGGCAAAGAAGGCGTTTACTCGGCGACAATGAAGGGGATTGAGAACTGCCTGAAGAACAAAGTCATGACCGGGGTTTGCACGAGCCTTTGTCAGTCAAATTTTGATGAGCTGTTGACCGAAAAGTGGGTCGACAATCTGATCGAGATGGGCGTGCTCTACACATGGTTCCACATTTACCGTCCTGTTGGACCCGACTCGAATCCGGATCTTGCTCTGACGCCGCAGCAGCAACGCGTCGCTCGCCAGTTCGTCGTCGATATGCGTTGCAAGAAGCCAATCATTTTCATTGACGCCTACTACGATGCCGATGGTCATGCCTTGTGTCCGGCTGCAACGGGCTTCACGCATCACATCAATCCGTGGGGCGACGTTGAGCCTTGCCCAATCATTCAGTTCGCCAAAGAATCGATTCACGACGAACGGCCATTGGATCAGGTGTTCAACGAGTCCGAATATCTTCGTGACTTCCGTAAGACGGCGGCGGAGCACACTCGCGGTTGCATCGTACTGGAGCGTCCGGACTTGATTGAGTCGCTGGCCGATCGGCACGGTGCGAAGGATTCGACCGCGCGAAAGAAAGCTCTGGCTGAACTCCAGGCCGCCGCGGCGCATTCGTCACAGTATGCTCCTGGCAGCGAGCCGATTCCGGAAAAGAGTTGGGCTTATCGCTTGGCGAAAAAGTTCGCGTACCACGACTATGGCGTGTACGACGAGCATTTCAAGGAAGAGAACTGGATCGATCCGAACGACAATCCTCGCGAGCCTGGCGAGTCGGAGTTGGTGCAACTGGGGTAA
- the mutM gene encoding bifunctional DNA-formamidopyrimidine glycosylase/DNA-(apurinic or apyrimidinic site) lyase → MPELPEVETMRRGVAGIAGATIIAAERTPCAKRPIQIKPRIDHLNKRVAGVKIASVDRLGKRVVIRMETGDRIIMEPRMTGLVLVTDPPTDEHLRFRLRLKKCKHKELLFWDRRGLGQIALLSEKQYQAKLSDGSLGPDALEISRKDFPGRFNSSRREVKVALLEQSRIAGIGNIYASEILHLAHVHPQARCDRLSKKQWDRIFEFTVEVLETAIRHEGSTLSDGTYRNALNDEGSYQNEHRVYDRAGETCPSCGKGNVLRIVQAQRSTFYCKACQKKR, encoded by the coding sequence ATGCCAGAACTTCCTGAAGTCGAAACCATGCGTCGCGGAGTCGCGGGAATTGCCGGCGCGACGATTATTGCGGCCGAACGAACTCCCTGCGCGAAACGTCCGATCCAGATTAAGCCAAGGATCGACCACCTGAACAAACGAGTCGCCGGAGTAAAGATTGCGTCGGTCGATCGGCTGGGCAAACGCGTCGTCATTCGCATGGAAACGGGTGACCGAATCATCATGGAGCCGCGGATGACGGGTCTGGTGCTGGTGACCGATCCGCCTACCGATGAACATCTTCGCTTTCGTTTGCGACTGAAGAAGTGCAAACACAAAGAACTACTTTTTTGGGATCGTCGCGGCCTCGGGCAGATCGCATTGCTATCAGAAAAGCAATATCAAGCCAAGCTCAGCGATGGTTCGCTTGGCCCGGACGCGCTGGAGATTTCTCGCAAGGATTTCCCGGGCCGATTTAATTCGTCGCGCCGTGAAGTAAAAGTCGCCTTGCTGGAACAGTCTCGCATCGCGGGCATCGGCAACATTTATGCGTCGGAGATTTTGCATCTGGCGCACGTTCACCCGCAAGCCCGTTGTGATCGGCTGTCGAAGAAGCAGTGGGACCGCATATTTGAATTTACGGTGGAAGTTCTGGAGACCGCGATTCGCCACGAAGGTTCGACGCTGTCAGATGGCACGTATCGCAACGCGCTCAACGATGAAGGCAGCTACCAGAATGAACATCGCGTTTACGATCGGGCAGGGGAGACGTGTCCGTCGTGCGGAAAAGGGAACGTGCTTCGGATCGTGCAGGCTCAAAGAAGCACGTTTTATTGCAAGGCGTGCCAGAAGAAGCGCTAG
- the trpB gene encoding tryptophan synthase subunit beta, whose amino-acid sequence MPTSFLDAPSPDASLPDENGRFGEFGGRYVPETLVQALDQLEAEYNKAKNDPEFMEQLKVLLRDFVGRPSPMYFAKRLTEQTGGAQIWFKREDVNHTGAHKINSTLGQALLTQRMGKTRVIAETGAGQHGVATATACAHFGLPCVVYMGEEDVRRQSPNVQSMRMMGAEIRPVTTGSRTLRDAVNEAMRDWMGSVENTHYILGSVVGPHPFPVIVRDFQAIIGEETIDQSMERFGRLPDAVVACVGGGSNAAGMFFPFVARTDVPLIGVEAGGHNDTPGQHASSLTYGRPGVLHGSFSYVLQDDDGQTDDVHSASAGLDYPGVGPEHSHWKKTGRVEYRSCRDDEALATFDMIAKTEGILPALESSHAIAKGIEVAKERNKDEIVVVCLSGRGDKDAAEIQRLQSERDAS is encoded by the coding sequence ATGCCCACATCTTTTCTTGACGCTCCCAGCCCAGATGCCAGCTTGCCCGATGAGAACGGTCGATTCGGTGAATTCGGAGGCCGCTACGTTCCCGAGACCCTTGTTCAGGCTCTGGACCAACTCGAAGCCGAATACAACAAGGCGAAAAACGATCCCGAATTTATGGAGCAACTGAAAGTGCTCCTGCGAGACTTCGTCGGCCGCCCTTCCCCGATGTATTTCGCCAAGCGGTTGACTGAGCAAACCGGCGGAGCCCAGATCTGGTTCAAACGTGAAGACGTCAATCACACCGGCGCTCACAAGATCAACAGTACACTCGGTCAAGCGTTGCTGACGCAGCGGATGGGCAAGACGCGAGTCATCGCGGAAACCGGTGCGGGACAACACGGCGTGGCAACGGCAACGGCGTGTGCTCATTTCGGTTTGCCTTGCGTGGTCTATATGGGCGAAGAAGATGTTCGCCGCCAATCGCCAAACGTGCAAAGCATGCGAATGATGGGCGCCGAGATCCGTCCGGTGACAACAGGATCGCGGACTTTGCGTGACGCCGTCAACGAAGCCATGCGGGACTGGATGGGTAGCGTCGAGAACACGCATTACATTCTCGGTAGCGTCGTCGGACCGCATCCCTTTCCCGTCATCGTTCGCGACTTCCAGGCGATCATCGGTGAAGAGACGATTGACCAGTCGATGGAGCGTTTTGGCCGACTACCGGATGCTGTCGTGGCTTGCGTCGGTGGCGGAAGCAACGCGGCAGGCATGTTCTTTCCTTTCGTGGCTCGCACCGACGTGCCGCTGATTGGCGTAGAGGCCGGTGGGCACAACGACACGCCAGGCCAACACGCGTCGAGTCTGACTTACGGTCGGCCAGGCGTTTTGCACGGCAGCTTCAGCTACGTCTTGCAGGACGACGACGGCCAAACGGATGATGTACACTCGGCGTCAGCCGGGCTGGACTATCCTGGCGTAGGTCCCGAGCACAGTCACTGGAAGAAAACGGGGCGCGTCGAATACCGCAGTTGTCGCGATGACGAGGCGTTGGCGACGTTTGACATGATTGCCAAAACGGAAGGCATTTTGCCGGCTCTCGAGTCGTCACATGCGATCGCAAAAGGCATCGAAGTTGCAAAAGAACGAAACAAAGACGAGATCGTCGTGGTTTGTCTTTCCGGCCGTGGCGACAAAGACGCGGCAGAGATCCAGCGACTGCAAAGTGAACGCGACGCTTCCTGA
- a CDS encoding 3-keto-disaccharide hydrolase has product MNQISKLMLSAMLIALFANASFAQEKASFAGQWDSVAVLPDGNESESVVTLSMDDGKLSGYLNGDNGKTEFETVTTDGDSIFIAFSIEVQGAMRDIEVEAELTDDGSLDGEWAVIIDDQEAATGEWSATRKVTTEILFDGKSLDNFRGYKKEEIGKGWKVEDGTVYFDGSGGGDIITKKEYGSFELTFDWKISEGGNSGVMYRVKKGDGAPYITGIEYQILDNDKHADGKRRITSAAALYALYPPGDEQPKKVGQWNTTKIVIKGDHVEHYLNGKKVVDVTIGSDEWKEKVAASKFATWDKFGKSKTGHIAFQDHGNPVWYRDIKIKALD; this is encoded by the coding sequence ATGAACCAGATTTCGAAACTGATGCTCTCTGCGATGCTGATCGCGCTGTTCGCGAATGCGAGTTTTGCTCAGGAAAAAGCGTCCTTTGCAGGCCAATGGGACTCGGTTGCCGTGCTGCCGGACGGGAATGAGTCCGAGTCCGTTGTGACGCTGTCGATGGACGATGGAAAGCTTTCCGGTTACCTCAACGGCGACAACGGAAAGACAGAATTCGAAACAGTTACCACGGATGGCGATTCAATCTTCATTGCGTTCAGCATCGAAGTCCAGGGCGCAATGCGCGACATCGAAGTCGAAGCCGAGCTTACGGACGACGGATCACTCGACGGTGAATGGGCAGTCATCATCGACGATCAGGAAGCTGCGACCGGCGAATGGTCGGCGACTCGCAAAGTCACGACAGAAATTCTCTTTGACGGTAAATCGTTGGACAACTTCCGCGGATACAAGAAAGAAGAAATCGGCAAAGGTTGGAAAGTCGAAGACGGCACGGTGTACTTCGACGGTTCAGGTGGCGGCGACATCATCACGAAAAAGGAATACGGCAGCTTTGAGTTGACGTTCGATTGGAAAATTTCCGAAGGCGGAAACAGCGGCGTGATGTATCGCGTCAAAAAGGGCGACGGTGCTCCTTACATTACCGGCATCGAGTATCAGATTCTCGACAACGACAAACATGCTGATGGGAAAAGACGCATCACCAGTGCGGCCGCGTTGTATGCTCTGTACCCACCCGGTGACGAGCAACCTAAAAAGGTTGGTCAGTGGAATACCACCAAGATCGTTATCAAAGGCGACCACGTTGAGCACTATCTCAACGGCAAGAAAGTCGTTGACGTCACCATCGGCAGCGACGAGTGGAAAGAAAAAGTTGCGGCCAGCAAGTTCGCGACCTGGGATAAGTTCGGCAAGAGCAAGACGGGTCACATCGCGTTCCAGGATCACGGTAATCCGGTCTGGTACCGAGACATCAAGATTAAAGCTCTCGATTAA
- a CDS encoding DUF1593 domain-containing protein, which yields MSSKLATILTFIACLVACWGNGFADAGFADELRPRLVVMTDIGGDPDDQQSLVRLMVYANKFRIEGLIATASGTPGELDVATTRADLIREIVSVYGEVRANLSRHEDGWPETQSLLECIKSGNPERGRENVGEGNDTEGSNWFIEVVDTASIDDPVNLAIWGGQTDLAQSLWRVRNDRGERGLADFVKKFRVYDIADQDGIANWMRTEFPGMFYILSKAPAGVDMRNAAFRGMYLGGDESLTSAKWIESQIRSTGPLGKLYPTKTWTAPNPHSCMKEGDTPSWFFFLPASGNDPADPGKPGWGGQFRKTEDGWFREDPSDDDPRKTVNRWRPDFQKDFAKRMSWCRE from the coding sequence GTGTCCAGCAAACTTGCCACAATTTTAACTTTCATTGCCTGTCTGGTCGCATGCTGGGGAAACGGCTTTGCCGACGCCGGATTCGCTGACGAACTTCGGCCTCGGTTGGTCGTGATGACCGATATCGGTGGCGATCCGGACGACCAGCAGTCGCTGGTTCGCTTGATGGTCTACGCGAACAAATTTCGAATTGAAGGCTTGATCGCGACAGCGTCAGGGACGCCGGGTGAGTTGGACGTTGCGACGACGCGAGCCGATTTGATTCGCGAAATCGTTTCGGTGTACGGCGAAGTTCGGGCAAACCTTTCCCGCCACGAAGACGGTTGGCCTGAAACGCAATCGCTGCTGGAGTGTATCAAGTCCGGGAATCCCGAACGCGGGAGAGAGAACGTCGGCGAAGGCAACGACACCGAGGGTTCCAATTGGTTCATCGAGGTCGTGGATACGGCCTCGATAGACGACCCGGTCAATCTCGCCATTTGGGGCGGACAGACAGATCTCGCCCAATCGCTTTGGCGGGTTCGCAACGACCGTGGTGAGCGTGGTTTGGCCGATTTCGTGAAAAAATTCCGTGTCTACGATATTGCCGATCAAGACGGAATTGCCAATTGGATGCGGACCGAATTTCCAGGGATGTTTTACATTCTCAGCAAGGCTCCGGCTGGGGTCGACATGCGAAACGCTGCGTTTCGCGGTATGTATCTTGGTGGTGACGAATCGCTGACTTCTGCGAAGTGGATCGAAAGTCAAATTCGCAGCACGGGACCGCTGGGCAAGCTTTATCCAACCAAAACGTGGACGGCGCCCAATCCGCACAGCTGCATGAAAGAAGGCGATACGCCGTCATGGTTTTTCTTCTTGCCCGCAAGTGGCAATGATCCCGCCGATCCTGGCAAACCCGGTTGGGGCGGTCAGTTTCGCAAGACCGAAGACGGTTGGTTTCGCGAAGACCCGTCCGACGACGATCCGCGAAAGACCGTCAATCGCTGGCGGCCGGATTTCCAAAAGGACTTTGCAAAACGAATGTCGTGGTGTCGAGAGTGA
- a CDS encoding DMT family transporter, with protein sequence MTDSDSNSTSSRFWADFNLFSVAVLWGINAPVMKYGVSEIDPYFFNAIRLTVSGFALWLCLFFENRWNRHKPARENHRHLVWWVVGFAMLSGAVYQITFLAGIYRTTAGNTALIMSSCPMWTALLAVLVTKDRLSRVAWQGLTLTLVGTILVIAQKSEFSASAATLAGNLIVLAAALAWSIAAVVSKPLLKHISAIRLAFFSVVLTLPIHWLLAVLGTHIDWSAAFEPWTMAAILYSGFFSTGVAYAMWNFGVQKLGAPHASIYQNVIPLVAVIGAWWMIGEIPLTLQLWGGALIIAGLVVMRRSRNHPMPPKP encoded by the coding sequence GTGACCGATTCCGATTCCAATTCGACTTCATCCCGGTTCTGGGCGGACTTCAATCTGTTTTCCGTTGCCGTACTGTGGGGAATCAACGCGCCGGTTATGAAATACGGCGTTTCGGAGATCGATCCCTATTTCTTCAACGCAATCCGTCTGACGGTGTCCGGTTTCGCGCTTTGGTTGTGCCTGTTTTTCGAGAACCGTTGGAATCGCCACAAACCAGCCCGCGAAAATCACCGCCACCTGGTTTGGTGGGTTGTCGGTTTCGCGATGCTCTCGGGAGCCGTCTATCAGATCACTTTTCTGGCAGGCATCTACCGCACGACGGCTGGCAACACGGCGTTGATCATGTCGTCCTGCCCGATGTGGACGGCGCTATTGGCGGTGCTGGTCACGAAAGACCGGCTTTCGCGAGTCGCCTGGCAAGGCCTGACTTTGACGTTAGTGGGGACGATCCTGGTGATCGCTCAAAAAAGCGAGTTCAGTGCCTCGGCGGCGACGCTGGCTGGAAACCTGATCGTGCTGGCCGCAGCCCTCGCGTGGTCGATCGCGGCCGTCGTCAGCAAGCCGTTACTGAAACACATATCAGCGATCCGCCTGGCGTTCTTTTCGGTCGTGTTGACGCTGCCGATTCACTGGCTACTTGCAGTGCTCGGCACGCACATCGACTGGTCAGCAGCATTTGAGCCGTGGACGATGGCGGCAATTCTGTACTCCGGATTCTTCTCAACCGGAGTCGCCTACGCGATGTGGAATTTCGGAGTGCAGAAACTCGGCGCCCCGCACGCTTCGATCTATCAAAATGTGATCCCACTGGTCGCGGTGATTGGAGCCTGGTGGATGATCGGAGAGATTCCGTTGACGCTACAGTTGTGGGGCGGAGCTTTGATTATCGCCGGGCTGGTCGTGATGCGACGCAGTCGAAACCACCCAATGCCACCAAAACCGTAA